Proteins encoded within one genomic window of Xiphophorus maculatus strain JP 163 A chromosome 11, X_maculatus-5.0-male, whole genome shotgun sequence:
- the btg3 gene encoding protein BTG3, whose amino-acid sequence MMREIAAVVFFLKRLVKKGEKLESDKIELFIERLAVALQEKFKGHWYPESPSKGQAYRCIRINRFHRQDPDLLRACRESGIKYSDLVLPRELTLWVDPGEVCCRYGEQNPCFSVATFRSDDEDDKDVAKKVTSALERVTSDYHSGSSSDEESTRSSPLTVPNSRWTHQTMNPGAPSWHPKNMVPGKGHTLPRPHYGYRPRDKASHTLRSNVWIPPVYRAGPEYWDTHQNVAHSYS is encoded by the exons ATGATGCGAGAGATAGCAGCAGTGGTTTTCTTTCTTAAGAGACTCGTGAAGAAAGGGGAGAAGCTGGAATCTGACAAGATTGAATTGTTTATCGAGAGGCTCGCTGTTGCACTACAGGAGAAGTTTAAGGGTCACTGGTACCCTGAAAGCCCCAGCAAAGGCCAGGCATACAG GTGCATCCGAATAAATAGATTCCATAGGCAGGATCCGGATCTCCTTCGGGCTTGCCGGGAGAGTGGGATAAAATATAGTGACCTGGTACTTCCTCGTGAGCTCACACTGTGGGTGGATCCTGGAGAGGTTTGTTGCAG GTATGGAGAGCAAAATCCTTGCTTCTCAGTCGCCACTTTCAGGagtgatgatgaggatgataaAGATGTTGCAAAGAAGGTGACCAGCGCTCTGGAGAGAGTGACATCAGACTACCATTCAGGTTCTTCTTCTGACGAGGAAAGCACCCGTAGTTCCCCCCTCACTGTCCCAAACAGCCGATGGACCCACCAG ACCATGAATCCTGGAGCTCCTTCTTGGCACCCCAAAAATATGGTGCCAGGGAAGGGTCACACCCTTCCACGGCCTCACTACGGCTACAGGCCTCGCGACAAAGCCTCCCACACGTTGAGGAGTAACGTTTGGATCCCTCCTGTCTACAGAGCGGGCCCCGAATACTGGGACACGCACCAAAACGTAGCACATAGTTACAGTTAG